A single region of the Actinoplanes sp. SE50/110 genome encodes:
- a CDS encoding bifunctional 2-polyprenyl-6-hydroxyphenol methylase/3-demethylubiquinol 3-O-methyltransferase UbiG — protein MTLLSGSEASAYWDDRHERESDLRSGGHMAFDEATNRMFYMRRLALLMDLIGLQSSPVAPLFLLDAGCGKGWFSRELVRFGHRVDAIDGSLTALQHAEAEGGGPRFHRSSLSGWRNPWLYDVVFSIDVLFHILDEDEWERSVRNLASLVRLGGRLVLSDWDAGHDQAFGNYQVLRGPGRYRPLLEGLGLRYDGWQPYDFRASVIGFHAFTRVG, from the coding sequence ATGACGCTTCTGAGCGGCTCCGAGGCATCGGCGTACTGGGATGATCGGCACGAGCGGGAGAGCGACCTCCGCTCGGGCGGCCACATGGCGTTCGACGAGGCCACCAACCGGATGTTCTACATGCGCCGGCTGGCCCTGCTGATGGACCTGATCGGACTCCAGTCGTCGCCGGTCGCCCCGCTCTTCCTGCTGGACGCCGGCTGCGGCAAGGGCTGGTTCAGTCGGGAGCTGGTCCGGTTCGGCCACCGGGTGGATGCGATCGACGGCAGCCTCACCGCTCTGCAGCACGCCGAGGCGGAGGGCGGCGGGCCCCGGTTCCACCGGTCCTCGCTGTCCGGCTGGCGCAACCCCTGGCTGTACGACGTGGTGTTCAGCATCGACGTGCTCTTCCACATCCTCGACGAGGACGAGTGGGAACGCTCGGTGCGCAACCTGGCGTCGCTGGTCCGGCTCGGTGGACGGCTGGTGCTCTCCGACTGGGACGCCGGCCACGACCAGGCTTTCGGCAACTATCAGGTGCTGCGTGGGCCGGGGCGCTACCGGCCACTTCTGGAGGGACTCGGCTTGCGGTACGACGGATGGCAACCCTACGACTTCCGGGCCAGCGTCATCGGCTTCCACGCGTTCACCCGGGTCGGGTGA
- a CDS encoding glycosyltransferase family 4 protein has protein sequence MGSDEARRIVMLVDNGVNGDSRVQKEARSAAEAGWDVTLLGRSPDDKEHTWMLGPAQVRLVPVPFHLDKRPHEFRRRWVMAPLAYPQNGVAEQRGQWVKAWRANLTMDRLVSPGGAREISRKVQWQASRVVNKWVSVRQRQTKKAARARKTLDTPSDKLYTWFWSTVQGPRAWRRLEPQLWDWELAFGPVLDRVKPDLIHANDFRMLGVGARAKIRAKTRGRDVKLVWDAHEFLPGVRPWTNHARWRTAQMLHEAEYVPYVDAAMTVSDDLAGMLQEAHRLPERPAVVLNTPAAEHAPADAAGTPLPDLRELCGIGPDTPLIVYSGAASIQRGLAVMVEGLARQPGVHLALVTNNHSSGYMGGLRKRATALGISDRVHFLPYVPHWQVVPFLAAATVGVIPIFHFPNHEIALITKFFEYSHARLPLVVSDVRTMASTVRATGQGEVFTSTGTPETQAPPADVDAYVQAVQKVLDDPERYRAAYDKPGLLDGWTWDAQARVMNDVYRRLLPEA, from the coding sequence ATGGGTTCGGACGAGGCCCGCCGCATCGTCATGCTCGTCGACAACGGCGTGAACGGCGATTCGCGGGTGCAGAAGGAGGCACGTTCCGCGGCCGAGGCCGGCTGGGACGTGACGCTGCTCGGCCGTTCGCCGGACGACAAGGAGCACACCTGGATGCTCGGCCCGGCCCAGGTCCGCCTGGTCCCGGTGCCGTTCCACCTGGACAAGCGGCCGCACGAGTTCCGCCGCCGCTGGGTGATGGCGCCGCTGGCCTACCCGCAGAACGGGGTCGCCGAGCAGCGCGGCCAGTGGGTCAAGGCCTGGCGGGCGAACCTGACGATGGACCGGCTGGTCAGCCCGGGCGGTGCGCGGGAGATCTCGCGCAAGGTGCAGTGGCAGGCGTCCCGGGTGGTCAACAAGTGGGTGTCGGTCCGCCAGCGGCAGACGAAGAAGGCGGCGCGCGCGCGCAAGACGCTGGACACCCCGAGCGACAAGCTCTACACCTGGTTCTGGAGCACGGTGCAGGGCCCGCGCGCCTGGCGCCGGCTGGAGCCGCAGCTGTGGGACTGGGAGCTGGCCTTCGGCCCGGTGCTCGACAGGGTCAAGCCGGACCTGATCCACGCCAACGACTTCCGGATGCTCGGTGTCGGCGCCCGCGCCAAGATCCGGGCGAAGACCCGGGGCCGGGACGTCAAGCTGGTCTGGGACGCGCACGAGTTCCTGCCCGGCGTCCGGCCGTGGACCAACCACGCCCGCTGGCGCACCGCCCAGATGCTGCACGAGGCGGAGTACGTGCCGTACGTGGACGCCGCGATGACCGTCTCCGACGACCTGGCCGGCATGCTGCAGGAGGCGCACCGGCTGCCCGAGCGCCCGGCGGTCGTGCTGAACACCCCGGCCGCCGAGCACGCCCCGGCGGACGCGGCCGGCACCCCCCTGCCCGACCTGCGCGAGCTGTGCGGGATCGGCCCGGACACGCCGCTGATCGTCTACAGCGGGGCCGCGTCGATCCAGCGTGGCCTGGCCGTGATGGTCGAGGGCCTGGCCCGGCAGCCCGGCGTACACCTGGCCCTGGTCACCAACAACCACAGCAGCGGGTACATGGGCGGGCTGCGCAAGCGGGCCACCGCGCTGGGCATCTCCGACCGGGTGCACTTCCTGCCGTACGTACCGCACTGGCAGGTGGTGCCGTTCCTGGCCGCGGCCACCGTCGGCGTGATCCCGATCTTCCACTTCCCGAACCACGAGATCGCGCTGATCACCAAGTTCTTCGAGTACTCGCACGCCCGGCTGCCGCTGGTGGTCAGCGACGTGCGCACGATGGCGTCCACGGTCCGGGCCACCGGGCAGGGCGAGGTGTTCACCTCCACCGGCACCCCGGAGACGCAGGCGCCGCCGGCCGACGTCGACGCCTACGTGCAGGCCGTGCAGAAGGTGCTGGACGACCCGGAGCGCTACCGGGCGGCGTACGACAAGCCCGGCCTGCTCGACGGCTGGACCTGGGACGCCCAGGCCCGGGTGATGAACGACGTGTACCGTCGCCTCCTGCCCGAGGCCTAG